agCTAAAAACTTTACTGAAAATGCAGGTATAATAAAATCTAACTGTATTGTATGAAGTCAACAAATTAggttgtaaaaaatacatcCATATACTTTAACGAAATCACCAAAATACAATCATTACAGGAAGTTTCATCAACGCCACATCAGTTAATTACAAGAATAATAAGATTACAACTACCCAACCCAAGGTACACACATTTATATTCACAACAAttatatcatgtgtttaaCAAGCTAATAATATCTAGAATGAGAACAACACaccacaatatttaaaccctgcaaacaaacaacaagcaGGAGACAGTAAGTATAATGTTGAATGCATATTTATACATTCCTAATGTATTTATTCCATATTAACTTGTGTATCTACAGATGAAGTTGGTTATATTGATCTGAATGCAGGAGAACCAATGCCTAATGTAAGTTATTAACTTTAAGCAAAGCAACATAAGNNNNNNNNNNNNNNNNNNNNNNNNNNNNNNNNNNNNNNNNNNNNNNNNNNAGCCAATAATATCTAGAATGAGAACAACACaccacaatatttaaaccctgcaaacaaacaacaagcaGGAGACAGTAAGTATAATGTTGAATGCATATCTATACATTCCTAAtgtatttattctatattaacTTGTGTATCTACAGATGAAGTTGGTTATATTGATCTGAATGCAGGAGAACCAATACCTAATGTAAGTTATTAACTTTAAGCAAAGCAACATAAGAGTAGGTATAGACACAATATTTCTGATTAACTTATCAATTGTTTaggatgatgtcatagtacgGAATTATGAGGTGGTAAAGACAGATTATGAAGAAATAATGCAAAGTAACAAGAaaccaaaaaatgaaataaatgaatatgaTCTTTAATATGtaacagtatttttatattaatctAAACATTATAGAATTACATCATCATTATAattgttgtgtatttttatgcaaataaaGAATagagtaaacaaaataaacataattttgaacaattatatATTGGAAAACTAAACTGACCTAGTTTAGAtaattagaaaatagaatctGCAAGTCTTTCTACTGATGgaagttaagttataacacaatatGATAcatctatttataaatacacagcTTAGTAAGATATGCTTAGTTTCACCCACACATTTAATACAAGGAAGCAGAAGCTTCAAGACATTGTAAGGTGAGAATAGATTGGCAAGCAGAAGTTATACATTAGATcggattaaaaatttattgtgTAGCTTTCAGATATCAACAAAATTTTAgcaaaatgtaatttattaaactgaatatttaaatatttattagttatcaaatacatatatatataaacatacaaaagCTTAGTTGGTTCaatcaaagtttaaacagaATCTATGTTTTCATATCACACAAGTTACACAAACATGACAACACACCGCCCACATGTATCTTTCACTACAATCTGTATCACAGTAACAAGGAAATAGCAACAGCATGTAGCTAGTTAAACTGTAAGAGAGAATTCAATTAGAATGAAGAATTACATTCATTACTGCATCATTGTATTAACTGCAGCAGGTTTTAgttgtaaagttaaatattgaaacagaTTTTCAGAATATCTGCAATAGAGGTATTTGTCATATAATTACTAGGTGATATCATCAAACTACTGGCACCTGGTAACACTGCAACAAGAGCACTTGGTATAAGCAACCTTAAGATATCaacaacaatatcaacaaCTGGTGTTTATTATTGTGGTTGGAGATATGGAGGAGAGTTTGATGttaattcattttattcatttgttGGATGCCGCAACTACACTGGTGTAAATGAAACAATCATTTGTGTTAACAATGCTGGtatagtgacatcacaactaacATTGTTACAACCACAATACAAggatttgaatataaacatgcAATGTTCTCCATCACCAAGTGATTCAGTGAATATTGTTCTTAAAGGTATGCTGAAATAATtgactaaaacaaaattgaattaGTCTGATGctaaaaaaatcaccaatattttattgttaatatatttgttccagCATGCCCAACTGGTATTATATCTCCTGGTGTGATCCTGTCTAAGCAAAGCACATCACCATGTGGATATGGATGTACAGCAAGATTTAGTTGTGCTGCTGGATATACTGGAAACACAGTGGATGCAACTTGTAATGAGCAAGCTACTTGGAGTCCTGCACCTAACTGTTTACTTGGTAAATGTACAgacataaacaaataatgaataaaatctGAATCATAATTTCACAATTTCTATTATAGTTTATCCATATTTAACCATCAATCTGCCAACGactaacaacaaaacaacaagagCACTTGGTATAAGCAACCTTAAGGTATCaacaacaatatcaacaaCTGGTGTTTCTCGCTGTGGATGGAGATATGGGGGAGAGTTTGATGGTGGTTCATTTTATATTAGTGCATTTGTTAGATGTTATAACTACACTGGTGTAAATGAAACAATCACTTGTGTTAACAATGCTGGtacagtgacatcacaactaacATTGTTACAACCACAATacaaagatttaaatataaaaatgcaatGTTCTCCATCACCAAGTTATTTAGTGAATATTGTTCTTAAAGGTTTGTAATTGAATATTATAAAGATGTGAATACAATGTTAATGACCAACCACCCATTACAGCTTGTTCATTTCCAACAACCAACAATGTTCCAGTCAACCCATCAAGTGGAGTCTACAACACTCAAGCTAACTTTCAGTGTTCCCATGGTTCAACTTTGTTTCATATAAATGGaacaactggaaacactgcaaccAAATGCCTTGCTACAGCAGAGTGGGAGAATGAAAAGATAGTTCAATGTTGGGCAGGTTTGTGGTCACAGTAAATATGATGctggttaaatttaaacatcttgtttgtttgtaacaGAACCAACTGCAGTTTTATCAGGAgctattatttataaaattggaGAGAGGGCTACATTCCAATGCACAGCATCTAATGTGGTACCAGCTGTTTATAAAGTTGAAATCTTTTTCAATGGAATcaaacaagtaaaaataatttttatcgATGAAGCAAGCATTAcagatattttattatataaatcaataaatataacaatgtaATCACTGTATTATATACACAGGTTACTGGTAACACATGGACAAGCAATCAACTGGATATTTCAAATGATGGAGATATAGTGGAATGTAGAGCTATAAATAACTACACTGCTAAACCTGAATATGCAAACCTaggaaaaacaaacaaaacaatctcCATCATCTGTGAGAAATTATCAGACATTTCTCAAATcctatttaattttagtttggtTTCAGATCCACCACAGAAGTTTAAAGTCACAAACGCACCGAACAATATTTGCTTGTGGGAGATTGGAACAACCCAGTATTGTAACATCACATTCAAACTTAAACCACCTTTCTATACAACCAACTTAACCAAGAATGGTAAACCaatgttatgtatatacagTAATATCAGAACTGAGCAGAATATTTTTAGGTAAACTTGTTACAAGTGATTTGATTAAGATGCagagaataaatgaaacacaaagttttgtttacatgAAAAATGAGgtgaattataatttataatcaaCATGAGGTGGTAACCATGTGTTGTTTGGTAGGTAATGATGAATGATACTGGAATCTACACACTGACTGTGAAATcaacagtgtttccagctgttgtttttgtgtttggcATCACTGTGGTGGACAACACAATATGTGATCTTAACAGCAGGGAGAGTAACTCAGATGCTGTAATAGTTGGAAGTTGCTCAGCTCTTGTAATTCTTATTATTACAACAATTGCTCTACATTTATATTTGAGACTGAAAAATTTCACTGAAAATTCaggtataataaaattaaattgtattgTATGAAGTGAACAAGTtaggtgtaaaaaaatacatcaaaATGCTTTAATAAAATCATTACAGGAAGTTTCAAGAATGTGACATCAGTTAAATACAAGAATAATAAGATAACAACTACCCAACCCAAGGTACACACATTTATATTCACAGCAAttatatcatgtgtttaaCAAGCCAATAATATCTAGAATGAGAACAACACaccacaatatttaaaccctgcaaacaaacaacaagcaGGAGACAGTAAGTATAATGTTGAATGCATATTTATACATTCCTAAtgtatttattctatattaacTTGTGTATCTACAGATGAAGTTGGTTATATTGATCTGAATGCAGGAGAACCAATACCTAATGTAAGTTATTAACTTTAAGCAAAGCAACATAAGAGTAGGTATAGACACAACATTTCTCTTTAATCTTCCAATTGTTTAGGATGATGCCATAGTTCGGAATTATGAGGTGGTAAAGACAGATTATGAAGAAATAATGCAAAGTAACAAGAAACCAACGATTGAAAAGAATGAATATGATCTTTAATGTTTGATAGTATGATGGTAATGATATTTACATTATCAGATGATTGCTAGTCTgatattataattattgtgcattattatgaaaataaaatgcaataagACAAATAAATGTGATACTGAACTGTAAAATATCtgatataatattatacaCTAGTTAAAATTTGTCAATTAGCAAAATGTTTTAGTTCAACTTGTAGCAACGTATGTTAATAggttataacaacaacaatcataacaatatttaaataaaaagagtaATTAGCATAATTCAGTCCCTGGATAACTAGTGTCACAGTAAAGCATAAAACAGGTGTTTCTGGtgtattttttagttataacacaatatGATTCatcaatttataaatacacagcTTAGTAAGATATGCTTAGTTTCACCCACACATTTAATACAAGGAAGCAGAAGCTTCAAGACATTGTAAGGTGAGAATAGATTGGCGAGCAGAAGTTATACATTAGGTTGGATTAAAAGTATTGTGTAGCTTTTAGATAACAGTCAAGGTTATTGCAAAAGGTAATTTCctaaaatgaaataatcaattaattgtttttatccaATACaagtatacatatataaaggCTTAGTTGGTTCAATCAAAGTTCATAACTTGTAATGCATATTTtcataataaacaagttacacaaACATGATAACACACCACCCACATATATCTTTCGCTACAATCTATATCACAGTAAAAAGGAAATAGTTACAACATGCAGCTAGTTAAACTGTAAAGTAGAATTCAATTAGAATGaagagttacattcattactgCATCATTGTATTAACTGCAGTGCTTGGTTGTAAAGGTAAATATTGGCatggattttttataaaatgtgaatttgcaatgaaattaattgttttataattactaGGTGATGTCATCAATCTACCGGCACCTGATAACACTGCAACAAGAGCACTCGGTATAAGCAACCTTAAGATATCAACAACAATATTAACAACTGGTGTTTCCAGCTGTGGATGGAGATATGGGGGAGAGTTTGATGGTGGTGCATTTTATATTAGTGCATTTGTTAGATGTTATAACTACACTGgtgtaaatgaaacaattacttgttttaacaaagctgatacagtgacatcacaactaacATTGTTACAACCACAATACAAAGATTTGAGTATAAACATGCAATGTTCTCCATCACCAAGTTATTCAGTGAATGTTGTTATTAAAGGTAAACACAAGAAATAgagaaaaatcaaatttaaataatctaGTGTTCAAAAATTACCATTAATTTATTATCAATGTAATTGTTTCAGCATGCCCAACATAgagaaaatcaaaaaaaaaatagtattatGCTAACATAATCgccaaaaaaaagttattgttaatatattattgtttcaGCATGTCCAACTGGTGTTATATCTCCTGGTGTGATTCTGTCTAAGCAAAGCACATCACCATGTGGATATGGATGTACAGCAAGATTTAGTTGTGCTGCTGGATATACTGGAAACACAGTGGATGCAACTTGTAATGAGAAAGCTACTTGGAGTCCTGCACCTAACTGTTTACTTGGTAAATGTACAGACttaaacaatgaatgaaaTCTGAATTACAATTTGACAATGTGTATTACAGTTTATCCATATTTAACCATCAACCTGCCGACGactaacaacaaaacaacaagagCACTTGGTATAAGCAACCTTAAGATATTaacaacaatatcaacaaATGATGTTTCTATTTGTGGATGGAGATATGGGGGAGAGTTTGATGGTGGTTTATTTCATTCTGGGTTTGGATGCAGCAACTACACTGGTGTAAACGAAACGATTACTTGTGTTAACAATGCTGATaaagtgacatcacaactaacATTCTTACAACCACAATACAAagatttgaatataaacatgcAATGTTCGCCATCACCAAGTTATTCAGTGAATATTGTTCTTAAGggtttgtaattaaatattataaaaacgtaaaaacaatgttaatgaCCAACCACCCATTACAGCTTGTTCATCTCCAACCCCCAACAATGTTCCAGTCAACCCATCAAGTGGTGGCTACAACACTCAAGCTAACTTCCAGTGTTCCCATGgttcaactttatttaatataaatggaGCAACTGAAAACACTGCGACCAAATGTCTTGCTACAGCAGAGTGGGAGAATGAAAAGATAGTTCAATGTTGGGCAGGTTTGTGGTCACAGTAAATACGATGctggttaaatttaaacttcttATTTGTTTGTAACAGAACCAACTGCAGTTTTATCAGGAGctattatttacaaagttgGAGAGAGAGCTACATTTCAATGCACAACATCTAATGTGGTACCAGCTGTGtataaagttgaaatatatttcaatggaattaaacaagtaaaaacaactttgatAATGTTAACCCTAAAGCAACATTACAATGTAATCACTGTATCATTTacaccagagtcgtataaacaccgagtagtccaactgccgtctatgtgtgtccaaaatagagcaaaagtggtgactttggcaatgggtttaaacgaacttgttaagttttgtttgtgttttcctattgtggataggtgtaaaacagcttctatttaccttaccaaacattttttagaaaaaatgtataaatttagccgcattaaatgactaaaatgtcgcaaatcaaccgcttctaattctaatttttgactttttttgacacagaaaacaaataacacatgttttttacatttttcaacctttaaatttgtttttaggcccaagtttttctgtaatttaccgaaaaacatacattttccctatacctactgtgttattttggacccaaattgccgttcaatttgtgttttacgtaacaatgggttggactactctgtatttctatggctctgattTACACAGGTTACTGGTAACACATGGACAAGCAATCCACTGGATATTTCAAATGAGGGAGATATAGTGGAATGTAGAGCTATAAATAACTACACTGCTAAACCTGAATATGCAAACTTAggaagaacaaacaaaacaatctcCATCATCTGTGAGAAATTAACAGACATTTCTCAAACTATATTTAATCTCAGTTTGGTTTCAGATCCACCACAAAAGTTTAAAGTCACAAACGCAATGAACAATGTTTGCTTGTGGGAGATTGGAACAACCCAGTATTGTAACGTCACATTCAAACTTAAACCATCTTTCTATACAACTAACTTAACCAGGAAAGgtaaaacaatgttatgtatatacagGAATATCAGAATTTAACTGATTATTTTTAGGCAAACTTGTTACAAGTGATTTGTTTGAGATGCagagaatgaatgaaacacaaagttttgtttacatgAAAAATGAGgtgaattataatttataatcaaCATGAGTGGTAACTATGTGTTGTTTGGTAGGTAATGATAAATGATACTGGAATCTACACACTGACTGTAAAATcaacagtgtttccagctgttgtttttgtatttggCATCACTGTGATGGACAACACAATGAGTGACCTCAACAGCAAGGAGAGTAACTCAGATGCTGTGATAGTTGGAAGTTGCTTGGCTGTTGTTATTCTTATTATCACAACAATTACtctacttttatatttaaagctgAAAAATACCACGGAAAATGCAGGTATAATAAAATCTAACTATTGTATGAAGTCAACAAATtaggtgtaaaaaaatacatcaaaatgctttaataaaatcacaaaaatacACTCATTACAGGAAGAATCAAGAATGTGACCTCGGTCAATTACAAGAATGATAAGATTACAACTACCCAACCCAAGGTACACACATTTATATTCACAACAAttatatcatgtgtttaaCAAGCCAATAATATCTAGAATGAGAACAACACaccacaatatttaaaccctgcaaacaaacaacaagcaGGAGACAGTAAGTATAATGCTG
The DNA window shown above is from Ciona intestinalis unplaced genomic scaffold, KH HT000242.1, whole genome shotgun sequence and carries:
- the LOC104265443 gene encoding uncharacterized protein LOC104265443, giving the protein MQRINETQSFVYMKNEVMMNDTGIYTLTVKSTVFPAVVFVFGITVVDNTICDLNSRESNSDAVIVGSCSALVILIITTIALHLYLRLKNFTENSGSFKNVTSVKYKNNKITTTQPKNENNTPQYLNPANKQQAGDNEVGYIDLNAGEPIPNDDAIVRNYEVVKTDYEEIMQSNKKPTIEKNEYDL
- the LOC113475346 gene encoding uncharacterized protein LOC113475346, whose protein sequence is MINDTGIYTLTVKSTVFPAVVFVFGITVMDNTMSDLNSKESNSDAVIVGSCLAVVILIITTITLLLYLKLKNTTENAGRIKNVTSVNYKNDKITTTQPKNENNTPQYLNPANKQQAGDNEVGYIDLNAGEPIPNDDAIVRNYEVVKTDYEEIMQSNKKPKNEMNEYDL
- the LOC104265449 gene encoding uncharacterized protein LOC104265449, which translates into the protein MKNYIHYCIIVLTAAGDIIKLLAPGNTATRALGISNLKISTTISTTGVYYCGWRYGGEFDVNSFYSFVGCRNYTGVNETIICVNNAGIVTSQLTLLQPQYKDLNINMQCSPSPSDSVNIVLKACPTGIISPGVILSKQSTSPCGYGCTARFSCAAGYTGNTVDATCNEQATWSPAPNCLLVYPYLTINLPTTNNKTTRALGISNLKVSTTISTTGVSRCGWRYGGEFDGGSFYISAFVRCYNYTGVNETITCVNNAGTVTSQLTLLQPQYKDLNIKMQCSPSPSYLVNIVLKACPTGVISPGVILSKQSTSPCGYGCTARFSCAAGYTGNTVDATCNEKATWSPAPNCLLVYPYLTINLPTTNNKTTRALGISNLKILTTISTNDVSICGWRYGGEFDGGLFHSGFGCSNYTGVNETITCVNNADKVTSQLTFLQPQYKDLNINMQCSPSPSYSVNIVLKACSSPTPNNVPVNPSSGGYNTQANFQCSHGSTLFNINGATENTATKCLATAEWENEKIVQCWAEPTAVLSGAIIYKVGERATFQCTTSNVVPAVYKVEIYFNGIKQVTGNTWTSNPLDISNEGDIVECRAINNYTAKPEYANLGRTNKTISIIYPPQKFKVTNAMNNVCLWEIGTTQYCNVTFKLKPSFYTTNLTRKGKLVTSDLFEMQRMNETQSFVYMKNEVNYNL